From Paenibacillus sp. V4I7, one genomic window encodes:
- a CDS encoding TIGR02206 family membrane protein gives MDWFSETEYPFAMFTPQHILPLVGIALLVLLLYRFKNSLRHEDWKNRIRFGLFTLLIVFEVLLYGWYFYFEQFSLEQSLPLQLCSISYILTIVILLFPFYRIYEFLYFAGAGGAIQALLTPAAILSGFPHFTYFYFFIGHGAIVWVALYMTWVHGYRPTWRSIWRVLLIMNGLLAVIIPVNWITGGNYLFVTEKPSGDTLLNYLGPWPWYLLSLEGVAVIIFIFMYLPFLLRRSNT, from the coding sequence ATGGACTGGTTTTCGGAAACGGAGTATCCTTTTGCCATGTTTACTCCACAACATATTCTTCCGCTTGTCGGAATAGCTTTACTGGTTCTGCTGCTGTATCGGTTTAAAAACTCGCTTCGCCACGAAGACTGGAAGAACAGAATCAGGTTTGGACTTTTCACGCTCCTCATCGTGTTTGAAGTCTTATTGTACGGATGGTATTTTTATTTCGAGCAGTTTTCCTTAGAGCAGTCCCTTCCCCTCCAGCTATGCAGCATCAGCTACATCTTGACCATCGTCATACTGCTTTTTCCATTTTATCGGATATATGAATTTTTATATTTTGCAGGTGCCGGCGGTGCCATACAGGCATTGCTGACACCGGCGGCCATCCTGTCCGGATTTCCCCATTTCACTTATTTTTACTTTTTTATCGGTCATGGCGCCATTGTATGGGTTGCCTTGTATATGACCTGGGTGCATGGCTATCGGCCAACGTGGCGTTCGATTTGGAGAGTACTTCTGATTATGAACGGTCTTTTGGCAGTAATCATCCCCGTAAATTGGATAACAGGAGGAAACTACCTATTCGTCACAGAAAAACCGTCCGGAGATACGTTGCTTAATTATCTGGGGCCTTGGCCGTGGTACTTGTTATCCCTGGAGGGGGTGGCGGTGATTATTTTCATTTTCATGTACCTCCCCTTTCTGCTCCGCAGGTCTAACACCTAA
- a CDS encoding TerC family protein gives MDSLWLEYAWALLILIGLEGLLSADNALVLAVIAKHLPEDQKKKAINYGIIMAFVFRFAALFAISFIANVWQIQAIGAAYLLYLGLKHIIKARFGKENENIREDIKKDAAGKGFWPTVGKIALADLAFAIDSILAAVALALGLPDSPLRDFGGMDGGQFIVVVLGGVAGLVLIKFAATWFVKLLGQRPALETTAYAIVAWVGVKLAVITLAHQDIGVLDHHFPHSTGWSLIFYGVLVAIALLGWFAPAKKSSQADQL, from the coding sequence TTGGATTCACTTTGGTTGGAGTATGCATGGGCATTATTGATTCTTATTGGATTGGAAGGTTTGCTATCGGCGGATAATGCCCTTGTTTTGGCGGTTATCGCGAAGCATTTACCGGAGGACCAGAAGAAGAAAGCCATTAATTATGGGATCATTATGGCTTTTGTTTTTCGCTTCGCCGCTCTGTTTGCGATATCGTTTATTGCGAACGTCTGGCAAATACAGGCGATCGGAGCAGCTTATCTTCTATACCTTGGGTTAAAGCACATAATCAAAGCGCGTTTCGGCAAGGAAAACGAGAACATCCGCGAGGACATAAAAAAAGATGCTGCAGGAAAAGGCTTCTGGCCAACCGTAGGAAAAATTGCTCTTGCGGATCTCGCCTTTGCGATTGATTCCATTCTTGCTGCAGTAGCTCTAGCACTTGGTCTCCCGGACTCACCGCTTCGTGATTTCGGGGGTATGGACGGAGGACAATTCATTGTTGTCGTGCTTGGTGGAGTCGCTGGGCTCGTCCTAATCAAATTCGCGGCTACTTGGTTTGTAAAGCTGCTTGGTCAGAGGCCGGCACTGGAGACCACGGCTTACGCGATCGTGGCATGGGTCGGCGTGAAGCTCGCTGTGATTACCCTGGCCCATCAAGATATTGGTGTGTTAGATCATCATTTCCCGCATAGCACTGGCTGGTCCCTTATCTTCTATGGTGTATTAGTTGCGATCGCCCTTCTCGGTTGGTTTGCGCCTGCGAAAAAAAGTTCACAGGCTGATCAGCTCTAG
- a CDS encoding DUF2975 domain-containing protein: protein MKRGTTLFLKIAVILIGIPVLALCIFLVPEIGNFAAELYPDIPYLKYLVFIDLYATAIPFYFALYQAFKLLSYIDKNEAFSELSVRALKNIKYCAITFSSLYVVGMPLFYLVAEKDDAPGIIVIGLVMIFASMVIAVFAAVLQRLLKEAIDIKSENDLIV from the coding sequence ATGAAACGAGGAACAACACTCTTTTTAAAGATAGCTGTTATTCTTATTGGAATCCCAGTTCTTGCTTTGTGCATATTTTTGGTGCCTGAGATAGGGAATTTTGCAGCAGAATTGTATCCAGATATTCCTTATCTGAAATATCTCGTTTTCATTGATTTGTATGCAACGGCGATACCTTTTTACTTTGCTCTGTATCAAGCTTTTAAACTTTTAAGCTATATTGACAAGAACGAGGCTTTCTCTGAATTATCTGTTCGAGCTTTAAAGAATATAAAATACTGTGCAATCACATTCAGCAGCTTGTATGTAGTAGGCATGCCACTCTTCTATCTCGTGGCGGAGAAAGACGATGCCCCAGGTATCATAGTAATCGGACTGGTCATGATTTTTGCCTCCATGGTGATTGCCGTTTTTGCTGCTGTTCTCCAAAGACTTTTAAAAGAGGCTATTGATATAAAATCAGAAAATGACTTAATAGTCTGA
- a CDS encoding helix-turn-helix transcriptional regulator, whose product MAIIINIDVMLAKRKMSVTELSERVGITMANLSILKNGKAKAIRLSTLEAICKALECQPGDILEYRSDEDTQA is encoded by the coding sequence ATGGCAATTATAATCAATATTGATGTGATGTTGGCTAAAAGGAAAATGAGTGTTACAGAACTTTCGGAGAGGGTTGGAATAACGATGGCTAATCTTTCTATATTGAAAAATGGAAAGGCAAAAGCGATTAGATTATCAACTTTAGAGGCGATTTGTAAGGCTTTAGAATGTCAGCCTGGAGATATTTTAGAATACAGAAGTGACGAAGACACGCAAGCATAA